Proteins co-encoded in one Pseudarthrobacter chlorophenolicus A6 genomic window:
- a CDS encoding Pr6Pr family membrane protein, with the protein MTANRGLALFRFWFALLGFVAVLFQFLHLVQNVPGASAGNYFSYFTIESNIIAFVTLGIAGWYAWQGASPRWLELLRGAATVYMTITGITYSLLLSDIDVNTPIPWVNVVLHYTVPTVMVIDWLVDLPRERIPVRTSLVWLAFPLLYLVYSLLRGPVVGWYPYPFLDPRSSGYDTVAVMSLLIAVGAFAFAAVAALSTRLQNSVPRPASIPAEQPAKP; encoded by the coding sequence ATGACCGCAAACAGGGGGCTTGCTCTTTTCCGATTCTGGTTCGCACTGCTGGGCTTCGTGGCGGTGCTCTTCCAGTTCCTGCACCTGGTGCAGAACGTTCCGGGGGCCAGTGCCGGAAACTACTTCAGCTACTTCACCATCGAGTCCAACATCATCGCCTTCGTGACCCTGGGCATCGCCGGCTGGTACGCGTGGCAGGGCGCCAGCCCACGCTGGCTGGAGCTCCTGCGGGGTGCCGCCACCGTGTATATGACCATCACCGGCATCACCTACAGCCTGCTGTTGAGCGACATCGACGTCAACACCCCCATCCCGTGGGTCAACGTCGTCCTGCATTACACCGTGCCCACCGTCATGGTGATCGACTGGCTGGTGGACCTGCCCAGGGAGCGGATCCCCGTCCGGACCTCCCTGGTGTGGCTGGCGTTTCCGCTGCTCTACCTCGTGTACAGCCTGCTCCGCGGCCCGGTGGTGGGCTGGTACCCCTACCCGTTCCTGGATCCCCGCAGCTCCGGCTACGACACCGTTGCGGTGATGTCCCTGCTGATCGCCGTCGGGGCGTTTGCCTTCGCCGCCGTGGCCGCACTGTCCACGCGCTTGCAGAATTCGGTGCCGCGTCCCGCCAGTATCCCGGCGGAACAGCCGGCGAAGCCCTAG
- a CDS encoding sterol carrier family protein codes for MATARRRVDVKEGKAALDAWLEAARSPSDAPLPRPVLATAVRYTLEEVTARAPGNSVEVRVPPFGVTQCVEGPRHTRGTPPNVIECDAATWLAMVTGGLAWADAVEAGKVAASGLRADLSALLPL; via the coding sequence ATGGCAACCGCCCGCCGCCGCGTCGATGTGAAGGAAGGCAAAGCGGCCCTGGACGCGTGGCTGGAAGCGGCCCGGTCGCCGTCGGACGCTCCGCTCCCCAGGCCAGTCCTGGCCACTGCCGTGCGCTATACCTTGGAGGAAGTCACGGCCCGCGCGCCGGGCAACTCCGTGGAGGTCCGGGTGCCGCCCTTTGGCGTCACCCAGTGCGTTGAAGGGCCGCGCCACACCCGCGGCACACCGCCGAACGTCATCGAGTGCGACGCTGCCACCTGGCTTGCGATGGTCACAGGCGGGCTCGCCTGGGCGGACGCTGTCGAGGCAGGCAAGGTGGCCGCCTCCGGGCTCCGCGCGGATCTCTCGGCGCTCCTGCCTCTCTAG
- a CDS encoding NCS1 family nucleobase:cation symporter-1, which produces MQTPPPAGVDTTQDLTTPSVAPTHPSVSVDALCEAASAASGKSISPTLYNVDLAPTKREGRSWTSYSIFTLWANDVHSLGNYAFAIGLFALGLGGWQILLALGIGAALLFGLLTLSGFMGVKTGVPFPVMSRISFGIRGAQIASLLRGAVAVAWFGIQTYLASVVFRVMLVAMFPSLADLDKDSILGLSTLGWAAFLVLWVVQLVIVSFGMEMIRKYEAFAGPVILATMAAMAIWIFVEAGGSIAWSSNNALEGLDMWRTIFAGGALWVSIYGTFVLNFCDFTRSAVSKNAVVRGNFWGIPINMLLFGAIVVVMAGGQFKINGTIIQSPSDIVQTIPNTLFLVLACLALLILTIAVNLMANFVAPVYALTNLFPKRLNFRRAAVVSAVIGLVILPWNLYNNPLVILYFLGGLGALLGPLFGVVMADYWLIRRGKVNVPELYTASPEGAYYYRNGVNPRALIAMVPAAVVALCIAFVPALAAVAPFAWFFAASIAAAVYYFAADRTQQLEDRDGESIAVASTH; this is translated from the coding sequence ATGCAGACCCCTCCTCCGGCGGGCGTGGACACGACGCAGGACCTGACAACGCCGTCAGTTGCTCCCACCCATCCGTCCGTCAGCGTTGACGCCCTGTGCGAAGCAGCAAGCGCAGCATCCGGCAAGAGCATCAGCCCCACCCTTTACAACGTGGACCTTGCCCCCACCAAGCGTGAAGGCCGCAGCTGGACCAGCTACAGCATCTTCACGCTGTGGGCCAACGATGTGCACAGCCTCGGAAACTACGCCTTCGCCATCGGCCTGTTCGCCTTGGGCCTCGGCGGCTGGCAGATCCTCCTGGCCCTGGGCATCGGAGCGGCGCTGCTGTTCGGACTCCTGACCCTCTCCGGCTTCATGGGCGTCAAAACCGGTGTTCCCTTTCCCGTGATGAGCCGCATCAGCTTCGGCATCAGGGGAGCCCAGATCGCCAGCCTCCTCCGCGGCGCCGTGGCAGTGGCCTGGTTCGGCATCCAGACGTACCTCGCCTCCGTGGTGTTCCGCGTCATGCTCGTGGCGATGTTCCCCTCCCTCGCCGACCTGGATAAGGACTCCATCCTGGGGCTGTCCACCCTTGGCTGGGCCGCATTCCTGGTCCTGTGGGTGGTGCAGCTGGTCATCGTGAGCTTCGGCATGGAGATGATCCGCAAGTACGAAGCATTCGCCGGCCCCGTCATCCTGGCCACCATGGCAGCCATGGCCATCTGGATCTTCGTGGAAGCGGGCGGGTCCATCGCCTGGTCGTCCAACAACGCCCTGGAAGGGCTGGACATGTGGCGGACCATCTTCGCCGGCGGCGCCCTCTGGGTATCCATCTACGGCACGTTCGTCCTGAACTTCTGCGACTTCACCCGGTCCGCGGTATCCAAGAACGCCGTGGTGCGGGGCAACTTCTGGGGCATCCCCATCAACATGCTGCTCTTCGGCGCCATCGTGGTGGTCATGGCCGGCGGACAGTTCAAGATCAACGGCACCATCATCCAGAGCCCGTCGGACATCGTCCAGACCATCCCGAACACCCTGTTCCTGGTCCTTGCCTGCCTCGCCCTGCTGATCCTCACCATCGCCGTCAACCTGATGGCCAACTTCGTTGCCCCCGTGTACGCCCTGACCAACCTGTTCCCCAAGCGGCTCAACTTCCGCCGGGCCGCCGTCGTCAGCGCCGTCATCGGCCTGGTGATCCTGCCCTGGAACCTGTACAACAACCCCCTGGTCATCCTGTACTTCCTGGGCGGCCTCGGTGCGCTGCTCGGCCCGCTGTTCGGTGTGGTCATGGCCGACTACTGGCTGATCCGCCGCGGCAAGGTCAACGTCCCGGAGCTCTACACCGCATCACCCGAAGGCGCCTACTACTACCGCAACGGCGTCAACCCGCGGGCCCTCATTGCCATGGTTCCGGCCGCCGTCGTGGCCCTGTGCATCGCCTTCGTTCCGGCACTGGCCGCCGTGGCACCCTTCGCCTGGTTCTTCGCCGCAAGCATCGCGGCGGCGGTGTACTACTTCGCCGCCGACCGGACGCAACAGCTGGAAGACCGCGACGGCGAGTCCATCGCCGTCGCCAGCACCCACTGA
- a CDS encoding aspartate/glutamate racemase family protein, translated as MRILVANVNTTGSMTESIAASARAVAAPGTEIVGITPRFGADSCEGNFESYLAAIAVMDAVTSYPEPFDAVVQAGYGEHGREGLQELLDVPVVDITEAAASTAMFLGHKYSVVTTLDRAVPLIEDRLKLAGLDARCASVRASGMAVLELEEEPERAVEAIVSEAIRAVTQDKAEVIVLGCGGMAGLDEQIRQRAGVPVVDGVASAVTIAESLVRMRLSTSKIRTYAAPRPKTVLGWPLNSAGTAAQLQETQP; from the coding sequence ATGCGCATCCTCGTTGCCAACGTCAATACCACCGGGTCCATGACCGAATCCATCGCCGCCTCCGCCCGTGCGGTTGCTGCGCCGGGCACGGAGATCGTGGGTATCACGCCCCGCTTCGGCGCCGATTCCTGTGAAGGGAACTTCGAAAGCTACCTTGCGGCCATCGCCGTCATGGACGCGGTCACGTCCTACCCGGAACCATTCGACGCTGTGGTCCAGGCCGGCTACGGCGAGCACGGCCGGGAGGGGCTGCAGGAACTCCTGGACGTCCCGGTGGTGGACATTACCGAGGCCGCGGCAAGCACTGCCATGTTCCTGGGCCACAAGTACTCGGTGGTGACCACGCTGGACCGGGCCGTACCGCTCATCGAGGACCGGCTCAAGCTCGCGGGCCTTGACGCCCGGTGCGCCTCGGTCCGGGCCAGCGGCATGGCCGTCCTCGAACTCGAGGAAGAACCCGAGCGTGCCGTGGAGGCGATCGTCAGCGAGGCCATTCGGGCCGTCACCCAGGACAAAGCGGAGGTGATTGTGCTGGGCTGCGGCGGGATGGCCGGGCTGGACGAACAGATCCGCCAGCGTGCAGGAGTCCCCGTGGTGGACGGGGTGGCCTCGGCCGTCACCATTGCGGAGTCGCTGGTGCGGATGCGGCTGTCCACCTCCAAGATCCGGACCTACGCTGCACCCCGGCCCAAGACCGTCCTAGGCTGGCCGCTGAACAGTGCCGGCACTGCAGCACAGCTGCAGGAAACGCAGCCGTAG
- a CDS encoding SDR family oxidoreductase encodes MSISHSEGQPAKRTAVVTGAGSGIGREVARQLLADGYQVVLAGRREAPLKETAADHPGAFTVACDVSRPDDVERLFAATVQRWGRVDVLFNNAGVFGPAASVDEISVDDWNATVAVNLTGSMLCAAAAVRAMKQQEPQGGRIINNGSIAAHSPRPRTVAYTVTKHALSGLTKSIELDGRGFGITCGQIDIGNTATEIMDTIGVGSGALQADGTRRVEPTFPVADAARAVLMMANMPASASVGSVVVTAAGMPFIGRG; translated from the coding sequence GTGAGCATTTCCCACTCGGAAGGACAGCCGGCAAAACGCACGGCGGTGGTAACCGGCGCCGGCTCCGGCATCGGGCGGGAGGTGGCACGCCAGCTGCTGGCCGACGGGTACCAGGTGGTGCTGGCCGGACGGCGGGAAGCGCCGCTCAAGGAAACCGCGGCGGACCATCCCGGCGCATTCACGGTGGCGTGTGACGTCTCCCGGCCGGACGACGTCGAACGCCTTTTCGCTGCCACCGTGCAGCGCTGGGGCCGGGTGGACGTCCTGTTCAACAACGCCGGGGTGTTTGGCCCCGCCGCGAGCGTGGACGAGATCAGCGTGGACGACTGGAACGCCACCGTGGCAGTCAACCTGACCGGGTCCATGCTGTGCGCGGCGGCGGCGGTGCGGGCCATGAAGCAGCAGGAACCGCAGGGCGGCCGGATCATCAACAACGGGTCCATCGCGGCCCACTCACCCCGGCCACGTACCGTTGCCTACACGGTGACCAAGCACGCTCTGTCGGGCCTGACCAAGAGCATCGAACTGGACGGACGCGGGTTCGGAATCACCTGCGGGCAGATCGATATCGGCAACACCGCCACGGAGATCATGGACACCATCGGCGTGGGCTCGGGTGCGCTCCAGGCAGACGGGACCCGTCGGGTGGAACCAACTTTTCCCGTGGCGGACGCGGCCCGTGCGGTACTGATGATGGCCAACATGCCGGCGTCGGCCAGCGTGGGCTCCGTGGTGGTAACGGCTGCAGGCATGCCTTTCATCGGCCGCGGCTGA